In Providencia zhijiangensis, a single window of DNA contains:
- the tgt gene encoding tRNA guanosine(34) transglycosylase Tgt, with product MKYELQTTDGNARRGRLIFERGVVETPAFMPVGTYGTVKGMTPEEVKETGAQILLGNTFHLWLRPGQEIMKLHGDLHDFMQWQGPILTDSGGFQVFSLGAMRKIKEEGVHFRNPINGEKVFLSPEKSMEIQYDLGSDIVMIFDECTPYPADWDYAKTSMEMSLRWAARSRQRFDELNNKNALFGIIQGSVYEDLRDISVKGLVEIGFDGYAVGGLAVGEPKEDMHRILEHVCPQIPAEKPRYLMGVGKPEDLVEGVRRGIDMFDCVMPTRNARNGHLFVTNGVVKIRNAKYKSDTSPLDAECDCYTCRHYSRAYLHHLDRCNEILGARLNTIHNLRYYQRLMAGIRQAIEAGNFEQFAADFYQKIGKAQPSLNRE from the coding sequence GTGAAATATGAATTACAGACAACCGACGGTAATGCGCGTCGTGGTCGCCTGATTTTTGAACGCGGTGTGGTAGAAACTCCAGCGTTTATGCCAGTAGGAACTTACGGCACGGTTAAGGGAATGACTCCTGAAGAAGTGAAAGAAACCGGTGCTCAAATTTTACTGGGTAACACCTTCCACTTATGGCTACGTCCGGGTCAAGAAATCATGAAATTACATGGTGACCTGCACGACTTTATGCAATGGCAAGGCCCGATCTTAACGGATTCAGGCGGCTTCCAAGTCTTTAGTCTTGGTGCAATGCGTAAAATTAAAGAAGAAGGTGTTCATTTCCGTAATCCAATTAATGGTGAAAAAGTCTTCTTAAGCCCCGAAAAATCGATGGAAATTCAGTACGACCTCGGTTCTGATATCGTGATGATTTTCGACGAATGTACGCCGTATCCAGCTGATTGGGATTACGCAAAAACATCAATGGAAATGTCATTACGTTGGGCAGCACGTAGCCGTCAGCGCTTTGATGAATTGAACAATAAAAATGCGCTGTTCGGGATTATCCAAGGCAGTGTTTACGAAGATTTACGCGATATCTCCGTGAAAGGGCTGGTGGAAATTGGCTTTGATGGGTACGCTGTAGGCGGCTTAGCAGTCGGCGAGCCAAAAGAAGATATGCACCGTATTTTAGAGCACGTATGTCCGCAAATTCCAGCAGAAAAACCACGTTACCTGATGGGCGTTGGTAAGCCGGAAGATTTAGTGGAAGGCGTACGTCGTGGTATCGATATGTTTGACTGTGTGATGCCGACACGAAATGCGCGTAACGGACATTTATTTGTTACTAACGGCGTGGTAAAAATCCGTAATGCGAAGTATAAGTCAGACACATCACCTCTTGATGCAGAGTGTGACTGCTATACTTGTCGTCATTACAGTCGTGCGTATTTGCATCATCTTGACCGTTGTAATGAAATTTTGGGTGCGCGACTCAATACCATCCATAATTTACGTTACTATCAACGCTTAATGGCGGGTATTCGCCAAGCAATTGAAGCGGGTAATTTTGAGCAGTTTGCTGCGGATTTCTATCAGAAGATTGGCAAAGCCCAGCCTTCATTAAATAGAGAGTGA
- the yajC gene encoding preprotein translocase subunit YajC, with protein sequence MSFFISEAAASAGAPAQGSPYSLIIMLVVFALIFYFMILRPQQKRAKDHRKLMESIAKGDEVLTTGGLIGRVTKVSETGYVVLELSENTEVTIKRDFVAAVLPKGTMKAI encoded by the coding sequence ATGAGTTTTTTTATTTCTGAAGCAGCGGCATCAGCAGGCGCACCCGCTCAAGGTAGCCCGTACTCTCTGATTATTATGCTGGTTGTTTTCGCGCTGATTTTCTATTTCATGATCCTACGTCCACAGCAAAAACGTGCTAAAGATCACCGTAAACTGATGGAATCAATCGCTAAAGGTGATGAAGTTTTAACCACTGGTGGTTTAATCGGTCGTGTGACTAAAGTGTCTGAAACAGGTTATGTTGTTCTTGAGCTGAGTGAGAACACTGAAGTAACTATCAAACGTGATTTCGTTGCTGCTGTTCTACCTAAAGGCACAATGAAAGCAATCTAA
- the secD gene encoding protein translocase subunit SecD — translation MLNRYPLWKYLMLITAILIGLLYALPNLYGEDPAVQITGVRGTAANEQTLIQVQKALETDKIQSKSVALENGAILARFNNSDVQLRAREVIMNALGDQYVVALNLAPATPKWLEALGGEPMKLGLDLRGGVHFLMEVDMDTALGKLQEQNMDGLRNDLRQAGIAYSSIRKGSDYSVEVRFRNADDRSLAEKTLARKYPDLVFSDGSDNTMIAVMTDERLREARNYAVSQNITIIRNRVNQLGVAEPLVQRQGADRIVVELPGIQDTARAKEILGATATLEFRLVNTGVDSAAAESGRIPGDSELKSDRNGVPYVLYKRVVLTGDHITDSTSETDENGYPQVSISLDSAGGSIMSDFTRDNQDKLMATLFVEYKDSGKKDAAGRAILVKDEKVINAARIQARFGSKFRITGIDNANEARQLSLLLRAGALIAPIQIVEERTIGPTLGMQNIEQGLKACIAGLLASILFMIIYYRKFGLIASSALMANLVLIVGVMSLLPGATLTMPGIAGIVLTLAVAVDANVLINERIKEELRNGRSVQQAIHEGYKGAFSSITDANLTTLITAIILYAVGTGSIKGFAITTAIGVATSMFTAIVGTRAIVNLLYGGKRINKLSI, via the coding sequence GTGCTAAACCGTTATCCTTTATGGAAGTATCTGATGTTGATCACTGCGATCCTCATCGGTTTGCTGTATGCACTTCCAAACCTATATGGTGAGGATCCGGCTGTTCAGATCACTGGCGTGCGGGGAACCGCCGCCAATGAACAAACGCTGATCCAAGTCCAAAAAGCTTTAGAAACAGACAAAATTCAGAGCAAATCTGTTGCTCTCGAAAATGGGGCAATTTTAGCCCGTTTCAACAACTCTGACGTTCAGTTACGTGCTCGTGAAGTCATCATGAATGCACTGGGTGACCAGTATGTTGTTGCATTAAACCTTGCACCTGCTACACCAAAATGGCTTGAAGCTCTCGGTGGTGAACCGATGAAGCTGGGTCTGGACTTACGTGGTGGGGTTCACTTCCTGATGGAAGTAGATATGGACACTGCATTAGGTAAATTGCAGGAACAAAACATGGATGGTTTGCGTAATGACTTGCGCCAAGCAGGTATTGCGTACTCTTCTATTCGTAAAGGCAGTGATTACAGCGTCGAAGTTCGCTTCCGTAACGCTGATGATCGCAGTCTTGCTGAGAAAACACTGGCGCGTAAATACCCAGACTTAGTGTTTTCTGACGGCAGCGATAACACCATGATTGCTGTTATGACAGATGAGCGCTTACGTGAAGCGCGTAACTATGCTGTCTCTCAAAACATCACGATCATTCGTAACCGTGTTAACCAATTAGGTGTTGCTGAACCACTGGTTCAACGCCAAGGTGCGGATCGCATTGTTGTTGAATTACCGGGTATCCAAGATACTGCGCGTGCAAAAGAAATCTTAGGTGCAACTGCAACCTTAGAATTCCGCTTAGTGAATACTGGCGTAGATAGCGCAGCGGCAGAAAGTGGACGAATTCCGGGTGACTCAGAGCTTAAATCTGATCGTAACGGCGTGCCTTATGTTCTGTATAAGCGTGTTGTCTTAACGGGCGACCATATCACCGATTCTACATCTGAAACCGATGAAAATGGTTATCCGCAAGTGAGTATTAGCCTTGATAGTGCCGGTGGCTCAATCATGTCTGACTTTACTCGTGACAACCAAGACAAGCTGATGGCAACCCTGTTTGTTGAATACAAAGACAGTGGTAAAAAAGATGCGGCAGGTCGTGCGATTCTAGTTAAAGATGAAAAAGTGATTAACGCTGCACGTATCCAAGCTCGTTTCGGTAGCAAATTCCGTATTACGGGAATTGATAATGCGAACGAAGCGCGTCAATTATCTTTACTGCTGCGTGCGGGTGCATTGATTGCGCCAATCCAAATTGTTGAAGAGCGTACTATCGGTCCAACATTGGGTATGCAAAACATCGAGCAAGGTCTGAAAGCGTGTATCGCGGGTCTGTTAGCCTCTATCCTGTTTATGATTATTTACTATCGTAAATTTGGTCTGATTGCGAGTAGTGCTCTGATGGCTAACCTGGTCTTAATCGTGGGTGTGATGTCTCTGTTACCAGGGGCGACGCTAACCATGCCAGGTATTGCCGGTATCGTCCTAACCCTTGCGGTTGCCGTCGATGCCAACGTTCTAATAAACGAACGTATCAAAGAAGAACTTCGCAATGGACGCTCAGTGCAACAAGCGATCCACGAAGGGTATAAAGGCGCCTTCTCAAGTATTACCGACGCAAACTTAACGACCTTAATCACCGCAATTATTCTGTATGCAGTGGGTACTGGTTCGATTAAAGGCTTTGCGATCACGACAGCGATTGGTGTCGCAACCTCTATGTTTACAGCTATTGTTGGTACACGTGCAATCGTGAACCTGCTATACGGCGGTAAACGTATTAACAAGCTGTCAATTTAA
- the secF gene encoding protein translocase subunit SecF — protein sequence MAQDYTVEQLNYGRKVYDFMRWDNVAFSISIVLLIASCVIIGVKGFNWGLDFTGGTVIEINLSQPADLDKIRDSLSNSNHKDPLIQNFGSSRDIMIRLPPVEGVAGQEVGKEIITIINKNVDEQATVKRIEFVGPSVGAELAQTGALALLTALICILIYVGFRFEWRLAAGAVLSLAHDVVITLGILSLFHIEIDMTIVASLMSVIGYSLNDSIVVSDRIRENFRKIRRGTPYEIMNVSLTQTLSRTIMTSATTLLVVLMLYLFGGAMLEGFSLVMLIGVTIGTISSIYVASALALKMGMKREHLIQAKVEKEGADQESLLP from the coding sequence GTGGCACAGGATTATACTGTTGAACAATTGAACTATGGCCGTAAAGTCTATGACTTCATGCGCTGGGACAACGTTGCCTTTAGCATTTCTATCGTTTTACTGATCGCTTCTTGCGTGATTATCGGTGTGAAAGGCTTTAACTGGGGACTTGATTTTACGGGCGGTACCGTCATTGAAATCAACCTGAGTCAGCCTGCTGATTTGGATAAAATTCGTGATAGCCTGTCTAACTCGAATCATAAAGATCCATTAATCCAAAACTTTGGTAGCAGCCGAGACATCATGATCCGTTTACCGCCAGTTGAAGGCGTAGCGGGTCAAGAAGTCGGTAAAGAAATCATTACTATCATCAATAAAAACGTTGATGAGCAAGCGACGGTTAAGCGTATTGAATTCGTAGGACCAAGCGTAGGTGCTGAGTTAGCACAAACAGGGGCATTAGCGTTATTAACAGCGCTTATCTGTATCCTGATCTACGTTGGTTTCCGTTTCGAATGGCGTTTAGCGGCGGGTGCCGTACTGTCACTGGCTCACGACGTGGTGATCACCTTAGGTATTCTGTCTCTATTCCACATTGAGATTGATATGACCATCGTGGCGTCATTGATGTCAGTTATCGGTTACTCCCTTAACGATAGTATCGTGGTATCTGACCGTATCCGTGAAAACTTCCGTAAGATCCGTCGCGGTACACCGTACGAAATCATGAACGTCTCTTTGACCCAAACATTGAGTCGTACCATCATGACATCAGCAACGACATTATTAGTGGTTCTGATGCTGTACCTGTTTGGTGGCGCGATGTTAGAAGGCTTCTCACTGGTTATGTTAATCGGTGTGACAATTGGTACGATTTCATCTATCTACGTGGCTTCTGCATTAGCACTGAAGATGGGTATGAAGCGTGAGCACTTAATTCAGGCGAAAGTCGAGAAAGAAGGCGCAGACCAAGAGTCTTTATTACCATAA
- the nrdR gene encoding transcriptional regulator NrdR: MHCPFCSAVDTKVIDSRLVGEGSQVRRRRQCLVCHERFTTFEVAELVMPRVIKSDDIREPFDEEKLNRGMLKALEKRPVSSDAIDQAIISIKSHLRATGEREVPSKLIGNLVMDELKKLDKVAYIRFASVYRSFEDVREFGEEIAKLQD; this comes from the coding sequence ATGCATTGCCCATTTTGCTCAGCTGTAGATACGAAAGTGATTGACTCGCGTCTGGTTGGTGAAGGCTCACAAGTGCGCAGGCGCCGCCAGTGTTTGGTTTGCCATGAACGCTTCACCACATTTGAAGTGGCGGAACTTGTTATGCCTCGGGTAATTAAAAGTGACGACATTCGCGAACCTTTCGATGAAGAAAAGCTCAACCGAGGCATGTTGAAAGCCTTAGAAAAACGTCCTGTCAGTTCCGATGCTATCGATCAAGCCATAATTTCTATTAAATCCCACCTACGAGCGACTGGCGAGCGTGAAGTTCCCTCTAAGTTGATTGGTAATTTGGTGATGGATGAACTCAAAAAACTCGATAAAGTGGCTTATATTCGCTTTGCCTCTGTCTATCGTAGTTTTGAAGATGTACGTGAATTTGGCGAAGAAATTGCCAAGTTACAGGACTAA